From a single Arthrobacter sp. SLBN-112 genomic region:
- a CDS encoding bifunctional 2-methylcitrate synthase/citrate synthase — MAENEIKKGLAGVVVDYTAVSKVNPDTNSLLYRGYPVQELAARCSFEEVAYLLWNGELPTKDQLAEFTARERAGRALDPVVKQVIDALPVTSHPMDVCRTAASVMGARHPLAEDSSREANMAKAVDLFAAMPAVVAYDQRRRHGQDVVEPREDLGYSANFLWMAFGEEQVPEVVEAFNVSMILYAEHSFNASTFTARVITSTLSDLHSAVTGAIGALKGPLHGGANEAVMHTFDEIGIRQEESLEEAAARAKAWMEDALAQKKKVMGFGHRVYKHGDSRVPTMKAALDKMIAHYGRPELLGLYNGLESAMDEAKAIKPNLDYPAGPTYHLMGFDTPTFTPLFVASRITGWTAHIMEQLDANSLIRPLSEYIGPEERHLP, encoded by the coding sequence ATGGCTGAAAATGAGATCAAAAAGGGCCTTGCCGGCGTGGTGGTGGACTACACCGCCGTTTCCAAGGTCAACCCGGACACCAACTCCCTGCTCTACCGCGGCTACCCCGTCCAGGAGCTGGCCGCCAGGTGCAGCTTCGAGGAAGTGGCGTACCTGCTCTGGAACGGCGAATTGCCTACCAAGGACCAGCTTGCGGAGTTCACGGCACGGGAACGCGCCGGCCGCGCCCTTGATCCGGTGGTAAAACAGGTTATTGATGCCCTGCCCGTCACCTCGCACCCGATGGACGTCTGCCGGACGGCCGCCTCCGTGATGGGGGCACGGCACCCGTTGGCTGAGGATTCCTCCCGGGAAGCGAACATGGCCAAGGCCGTTGACCTCTTCGCCGCCATGCCGGCGGTAGTGGCCTACGACCAGCGCCGCCGCCATGGGCAGGATGTGGTGGAACCCCGCGAAGACCTTGGCTACTCGGCGAACTTCCTGTGGATGGCCTTTGGCGAGGAACAGGTGCCGGAGGTGGTGGAGGCTTTCAACGTCTCGATGATCCTTTATGCCGAGCACTCCTTCAACGCGTCCACCTTCACGGCCCGGGTCATCACCTCCACGCTCTCGGACCTGCATTCCGCCGTGACCGGTGCCATCGGGGCCCTGAAGGGCCCGTTGCACGGCGGCGCGAACGAAGCCGTCATGCACACGTTCGACGAAATTGGCATCCGGCAGGAGGAGTCACTGGAGGAAGCAGCCGCCCGGGCCAAGGCGTGGATGGAAGACGCCCTGGCGCAGAAGAAGAAGGTCATGGGCTTCGGACACCGCGTCTACAAGCATGGCGACTCCAGGGTCCCCACCATGAAGGCCGCACTGGACAAAATGATTGCCCACTACGGCCGGCCCGAACTGCTGGGGCTGTACAACGGCCTGGAGTCGGCGATGGATGAGGCGAAAGCCATCAAGCCGAACCTCGACTACCCGGCCGGACCCACCTACCACCTGATGGGTTTTGATACACCTACGTTCACTCCCCTGTTCGTGGCCAGCCGGATCACGGGCTGGACCGCTCACATCATGGAGCAGCTGGACGCCAACTCACTGATCAGGCCGCTGAGCGAGTACATCGGTCCGGAGGAGCGGCACCTTCCCTAG
- the prpB gene encoding methylisocitrate lyase: protein MLYSKTTPEQKRVRFRELLASGTIQQFPGAFNPLSARLIEEKGFAGVYISGAVLANDLGLPDIGLTTLTEVATRAGQIARMTDLPSIVDADTGFGEPMNVARTVQELENAGLAGCHIEDQFNPKRCGHLDGKNVVDLDTATKRIRAAADARRDQNFLIMARTDIRATDGLEAAQQRAKALVDAGADAIFPEAMRDLSEFRAIRDAVDVPILANMTEFGRSDLFTVDELAGVGVNMVIYPVTLLRSAMGAAERTLESIKSDGTQEAQVPSMLTRARLYDLVDYEAYNRFDTGVFNFQIPGT from the coding sequence ATGCTGTATTCCAAGACCACTCCCGAGCAGAAGCGGGTCCGGTTCCGGGAACTGCTTGCCTCCGGGACCATCCAGCAGTTCCCGGGCGCGTTCAATCCGCTCTCGGCGCGGCTGATCGAGGAGAAGGGCTTCGCCGGGGTGTACATCTCCGGCGCCGTCCTGGCCAATGACCTTGGCCTGCCGGACATCGGGCTGACCACGCTCACCGAGGTGGCAACCCGGGCCGGTCAGATTGCCCGCATGACGGACCTACCCTCGATTGTCGACGCCGACACCGGCTTCGGTGAACCCATGAACGTGGCGCGCACCGTCCAGGAACTCGAGAACGCGGGCCTTGCCGGCTGCCATATCGAGGACCAGTTCAACCCGAAACGCTGCGGCCACCTGGACGGCAAGAACGTGGTGGACCTGGACACCGCCACCAAACGCATCCGTGCCGCCGCCGACGCCCGCCGCGACCAGAACTTCCTGATCATGGCCCGTACCGACATCCGCGCCACGGACGGACTGGAAGCCGCGCAGCAGCGGGCCAAGGCACTCGTGGACGCAGGCGCGGACGCGATCTTCCCCGAAGCCATGCGGGACCTCAGCGAGTTCCGCGCCATCCGGGACGCCGTAGACGTCCCGATCCTGGCCAACATGACCGAGTTCGGCAGAAGTGACCTCTTCACGGTGGACGAGCTGGCCGGGGTGGGCGTGAACATGGTGATTTACCCTGTCACGCTGCTCCGTAGTGCCATGGGCGCTGCTGAGCGTACTCTGGAATCGATCAAATCCGACGGCACCCAGGAGGCACAGGTTCCAAGCATGCTGACCCGTGCCAGGCTCTACGACCTCGTCGATTATGAGGCCTACAACCGCTTTGACACCGGCGTGTTCAATTTCCAGATCCCCGGCACCTGA
- a CDS encoding MmgE/PrpD family protein: MVKEHHVRVYRSEENLPREDQLAYKIAQVAADPVAVSDEVTDMVINRVIDNASVAIASLNRAPIVAARAQALTHGPTTGGKGSKVFGIEERVAPEWAAWANGVAVRELDYHDTFLAADYSHPGDNIPPILAVAQHVGANGHDLIRGIATGYEIQVNLVKAICLHKHKIDHVAHLGPSAAAGIGTLLGLDVETIFQSVGQALHTTTATRQSRKGEISTWKAHAPAFAGKMAIESADRAMRGQTSPVPIYEGEDGVIAWMLDGPDASYLVPLPTPGEAKRAILDTYTKEHSAEYQAQAWIDLARKLHREHPEVTNPANVESVLIKTSHHTHYVIGSGANDPQKYSPTASRETLDHSIPYIFTVALQDGAWHHVDSYAPQRAARQDTVELWHKVTTVEDPEWTRRYHSLDIAEKAFGGSVEITLKDGSVITDEIAVADAHPLGARPFAREQYVDKFRTLAAGLVEDAEIERFLAAVERLPHLKAGELDQLNITAAPGVIDLSAAPKGLF; encoded by the coding sequence ATGGTTAAGGAACACCACGTCCGCGTCTATCGGAGCGAAGAAAACCTCCCGCGTGAGGACCAGCTCGCGTACAAGATCGCCCAGGTTGCGGCGGACCCTGTGGCTGTGTCTGACGAAGTGACTGACATGGTGATCAACCGCGTCATCGACAATGCCTCGGTGGCCATCGCCTCCTTGAACCGGGCTCCCATCGTCGCTGCCCGTGCCCAGGCACTGACCCATGGCCCCACCACCGGCGGCAAGGGCTCCAAAGTCTTCGGCATCGAGGAACGGGTGGCACCGGAATGGGCTGCCTGGGCCAACGGCGTGGCTGTCCGGGAACTGGACTACCACGACACCTTCCTCGCTGCCGATTACTCCCACCCGGGCGATAACATCCCGCCGATCCTTGCCGTCGCACAGCACGTTGGCGCCAACGGCCACGACCTGATCCGCGGCATCGCCACCGGGTACGAGATCCAGGTCAACCTGGTCAAGGCCATCTGCCTGCACAAGCACAAGATCGACCACGTAGCCCACCTTGGGCCTTCCGCAGCCGCAGGCATCGGCACCCTGCTGGGCCTCGACGTCGAAACCATCTTCCAGTCCGTGGGCCAGGCGCTGCACACCACCACCGCCACCCGCCAGTCCCGCAAGGGCGAGATCTCCACCTGGAAGGCACACGCCCCGGCATTTGCGGGCAAGATGGCCATCGAATCCGCCGACCGGGCCATGCGCGGCCAGACCTCCCCCGTGCCCATCTACGAAGGTGAAGACGGCGTCATCGCCTGGATGCTCGACGGCCCCGACGCGTCCTACCTGGTCCCGCTCCCCACCCCCGGCGAAGCCAAGCGCGCCATCCTGGATACCTACACCAAGGAACACTCGGCCGAATACCAGGCCCAGGCCTGGATCGACCTTGCCCGCAAGCTGCACCGCGAACACCCCGAGGTCACCAACCCGGCCAACGTCGAATCCGTGCTGATCAAGACCAGCCACCACACGCACTACGTGATCGGCTCCGGCGCCAACGACCCCCAGAAATACAGCCCCACGGCGTCCCGGGAAACCCTGGACCACTCCATCCCGTACATCTTCACCGTGGCCCTGCAGGACGGAGCCTGGCACCACGTGGACTCCTACGCCCCGCAGCGCGCCGCACGCCAGGACACCGTGGAGCTGTGGCACAAGGTGACAACCGTGGAGGACCCGGAATGGACCCGCCGCTACCACTCCCTGGACATCGCCGAAAAGGCCTTCGGCGGCTCCGTGGAAATCACGCTCAAGGACGGCTCCGTCATCACCGATGAAATCGCCGTTGCCGACGCCCACCCGCTCGGTGCCCGCCCGTTTGCCCGGGAACAGTACGTCGACAAGTTCCGCACCCTCGCCGCCGGGCTCGTGGAGGACGCCGAAATCGAAAGGTTCCTTGCCGCCGTCGAACGCCTCCCCCACCTGAAGGCCGGGGAACTGGACCAGCTGAACATCACCGCCGCTCCCGGCGTCATCGACCTCTCGGCCGCGCCGAAGGGACTGTTCTAA
- a CDS encoding GntR family transcriptional regulator, translating into MRASDKAYAALRDDIIEWRLAPGTVLAEVEQSERLGVSRTPLREALGRLTAEGLTTAGGRGVVVSDISLEDIDELFELRETLEGRAAALAARRGDAHTFEHLQHELLRAPELIGGDHPALHEYYELVGRLDAAIDAAISNSYLAQAMRSLRVHLVRIRRLAADDACRLTAAAAEHAAIAEAIAAGNPRLAEAATIVHLHRSLSHVKATHTSHPKEHHG; encoded by the coding sequence ATGCGCGCCAGCGACAAAGCCTATGCCGCCCTGCGCGACGACATCATCGAATGGCGCCTGGCCCCGGGGACGGTCCTTGCCGAGGTGGAACAGTCCGAGCGCCTTGGCGTCTCAAGAACACCGCTGCGGGAAGCCCTGGGCCGCCTTACGGCGGAAGGACTGACGACGGCGGGCGGCCGCGGCGTGGTGGTCAGCGACATTTCCCTGGAAGACATCGACGAACTGTTCGAGCTTCGCGAAACCCTCGAAGGCAGGGCGGCGGCCTTGGCCGCACGCCGCGGCGACGCCCATACCTTCGAGCACCTGCAGCATGAACTTCTCCGGGCTCCGGAATTGATCGGCGGCGACCACCCTGCCCTGCATGAATACTACGAACTGGTGGGCCGGCTGGATGCAGCCATCGACGCAGCCATCTCCAACTCCTACCTGGCCCAGGCCATGCGGAGCCTGCGCGTGCACCTGGTCCGCATCCGCCGGCTGGCCGCCGATGACGCCTGCCGCCTCACCGCCGCCGCCGCCGAGCATGCCGCCATCGCGGAAGCCATCGCGGCCGGCAACCCAAGGCTTGCCGAGGCGGCCACCATCGTCCACCTGCACCGAAGCCTCTCCCACGTCAAAGCAACCCACACATCCCACCCAAAGGAGCATCATGGTTAA
- a CDS encoding propionyl-CoA synthetase codes for MVSNSYRDTYRRSIEEPEDFWLEAAEKIHWSAAPARALDSSRAPLYSWFPDGALNTCYNALDRHVAEGRGEQDALIHDSAMLGTRQRFTYAELTGLVARFAGVLRRHGVGKGDRVVIYMPMIPEAAIAMLATARLGAVHSVVFGGFAPKELAARIRDAAPAAVVTASGGIEPTRRVEYLPAVAEALELAGARDIPVLVKERDGFASKADRAGWLDWDMEMASAQPAAPVDVKATDPLYILYTSGTTGTPKGVVRDNGGHAVALRWTLENIYDVGPGDVMWTASDVGWVVGHSYIVYGPLLAGATTVMYEGKPVGTPDAGAFWRVVKDHKVNVLFTAPTALRAIRKADPEASLLGGYDISSLRTLFTAGERLDTDTFLWASRVLGVPVVDHWWQTETGWAICANPRGLEPLPIKAGSPSVPMPGYRLRILDGTGGGVAPGAEGNIVLGLPLPPGTLATLWGNDERFISSYLTAFDGCYATGDSGYQDQDGYLFVMGRTDDIINIAGHRLSTGAIEQVIGQHPAVAECAVIGLADSLKGQRPSGYVVLKSGVDIPEDVLAKDLVALVRRDIGAVADFKQVTVVDALPKTRSGKILRKTMRQIADGEEYTVPSTIEDPGVIDQLIGALRVGGPEAG; via the coding sequence ATGGTCAGCAACAGCTATCGGGACACCTACCGGCGCAGCATTGAAGAGCCGGAAGATTTCTGGCTGGAGGCGGCGGAAAAGATCCACTGGAGCGCTGCTCCTGCCCGGGCACTGGACTCCAGCCGGGCGCCGCTCTACAGCTGGTTTCCGGACGGCGCACTGAATACCTGCTACAACGCCCTGGACCGGCACGTCGCCGAAGGCCGGGGGGAGCAGGATGCGCTGATCCATGACTCCGCCATGCTGGGAACCCGGCAGCGTTTCACCTATGCCGAACTGACCGGCCTCGTGGCGCGCTTCGCCGGCGTGCTGCGCCGCCACGGCGTGGGCAAGGGGGACCGCGTGGTCATCTACATGCCGATGATCCCGGAAGCCGCCATTGCCATGCTGGCAACCGCCAGGCTGGGCGCTGTCCATTCCGTGGTCTTTGGCGGGTTTGCGCCCAAGGAGCTCGCGGCCAGGATCCGGGACGCGGCGCCTGCTGCGGTGGTCACCGCCTCAGGCGGGATCGAACCCACGCGCCGCGTCGAGTACCTGCCGGCCGTCGCGGAGGCGCTGGAGCTGGCAGGCGCCCGGGACATTCCCGTGCTGGTCAAGGAGCGGGACGGTTTCGCGTCCAAGGCGGACCGGGCCGGGTGGCTGGACTGGGATATGGAAATGGCTTCTGCGCAGCCGGCCGCTCCCGTTGACGTAAAGGCCACCGATCCGCTTTACATCCTCTACACATCGGGGACCACCGGCACCCCCAAGGGGGTGGTCCGGGACAATGGCGGCCACGCCGTCGCGCTGCGCTGGACGCTGGAGAATATTTACGACGTCGGTCCGGGCGACGTGATGTGGACTGCCTCGGATGTGGGCTGGGTGGTGGGACATTCCTACATCGTCTACGGGCCGCTGCTCGCCGGCGCCACCACGGTGATGTACGAAGGCAAACCGGTTGGTACCCCGGATGCGGGTGCATTCTGGCGCGTGGTCAAGGACCACAAGGTCAACGTGCTCTTTACGGCCCCCACGGCGCTGCGGGCCATCCGCAAGGCCGATCCGGAGGCATCGCTGTTGGGCGGGTATGACATCTCCAGCCTGCGGACCCTGTTCACTGCCGGCGAGCGGCTGGACACTGACACGTTCCTCTGGGCCTCCCGTGTCCTTGGCGTGCCGGTGGTGGACCATTGGTGGCAGACGGAGACCGGCTGGGCCATCTGTGCCAACCCGCGCGGCCTGGAGCCCCTGCCCATCAAGGCCGGTTCGCCGAGCGTTCCGATGCCCGGGTACCGGCTCCGGATTCTCGACGGGACCGGCGGCGGGGTGGCACCCGGCGCCGAAGGCAACATTGTGCTGGGGCTGCCATTGCCGCCTGGCACGCTGGCCACTCTGTGGGGAAACGACGAACGCTTTATCTCCTCTTACCTGACCGCTTTCGATGGCTGCTACGCCACCGGCGATTCGGGCTACCAGGACCAGGACGGGTACCTCTTTGTCATGGGCCGCACCGACGACATCATCAACATCGCCGGACACCGGCTTTCCACCGGCGCGATCGAACAAGTCATCGGCCAGCACCCTGCCGTGGCCGAGTGCGCGGTGATCGGCCTCGCCGATTCCCTCAAGGGCCAGCGCCCCAGTGGCTACGTAGTGCTCAAGTCCGGTGTCGACATTCCTGAAGACGTCTTGGCCAAGGACCTGGTGGCATTGGTGCGCCGGGACATTGGTGCGGTTGCGGACTTTAAGCAGGTGACGGTGGTGGATGCCCTGCCGAAGACGCGGTCCGGGAAGATCCTCCGCAAGACCATGCGCCAGATAGCCGACGGCGAGGAGTACACCGTGCCTTCCACCATTGAGGATCCAGGGGTCATCGACCAGTTGATCGGAGCACTTCGGGTGGGCGGACCGGAAGCCGGCTGA
- a CDS encoding response regulator yields the protein MSNIRVLVVEDEAIASAAHAAYVGRLEGFELAGTAPDGQSALRLLNEFVAAGQPVELVLLDMNLPDLHGLDIARRMRSAGILADIIAITAVRELAIVRSAVAIGVVQYLIKPFTFATFSDKLENYRLFRQQLGGSSGGPGKGGASQSEVDRAFASLRAPSELPLPKGLSTSTLGSVQEFLRRQPEAVSATEVMDALGMSRVTARRYLEYLADAGTVSRTARYGTPGRPENEYRWNPR from the coding sequence GTGAGCAACATCCGGGTCCTCGTCGTAGAAGACGAGGCCATCGCTTCGGCAGCCCACGCCGCTTATGTGGGGAGGCTGGAAGGATTCGAGCTGGCCGGAACTGCCCCGGACGGCCAGTCTGCCCTGCGGCTGCTGAACGAATTCGTGGCCGCGGGACAGCCTGTGGAACTGGTCCTGCTGGACATGAACCTGCCAGACCTGCATGGCCTGGACATCGCCCGGCGGATGCGTTCGGCGGGGATCCTCGCGGACATCATCGCCATCACCGCTGTGCGTGAACTGGCGATCGTCCGCAGCGCGGTGGCAATCGGCGTGGTGCAGTACCTGATCAAGCCCTTCACGTTCGCCACGTTCTCCGACAAGCTCGAAAACTACCGGCTGTTCCGCCAGCAACTGGGTGGTTCCAGCGGCGGTCCCGGCAAGGGCGGTGCGTCCCAAAGTGAAGTGGACAGGGCCTTTGCCAGCCTCAGGGCGCCGTCCGAACTCCCGCTTCCCAAGGGCCTTTCCACCTCGACCCTGGGCTCCGTCCAGGAGTTTCTTCGCCGGCAGCCGGAAGCAGTGTCTGCCACTGAAGTCATGGACGCCCTGGGCATGTCACGCGTGACGGCGCGGCGCTACCTCGAATACCTTGCCGATGCCGGCACTGTTTCGCGGACCGCCCGCTATGGCACCCCCGGCAGGCCGGAAAACGAATACCGCTGGAACCCCCGCTGA
- a CDS encoding sensor histidine kinase, whose protein sequence is MIHRWSIARRLFLANLLIVVSFIAIVGTAAYVDARDRTYDEAGRRMEGVAASIAANPLVLQAAATPDPSTLLQPYARDVTTAAHVDFVTIMAPDRTRWTHPRDEELGRPYIGSIDTALRGQPFTEVTAGTLGPSVRTIVPVKDSAGTVKALVAVGVTVRSVDIAFAGRLPVLLAVGIALLVGGSLASWLLGRYLRRVTRGWGPEQLAQLFAYYESVLHSVREGLILIDARKRVVMYNDQAAELLGLADTGSNDPTRPPSLADLPLDEELRSLFESGRTTKDEMVLTDSRVLVVNQGPARGPESHGTRGKVPVYGTVATLRDRTEIEALGNELQTMRTLSDALRAQTHEHANRLHTMVSLLELGRTGEALDFATQDLALSQQLTDDMVSSIDEPVVGALVMGKVAEAHERGVQLNVSTLGSGTAPGVAVQDLVTILGNLLDNAIDAAADSPPPRRVELTLEADDEGLDIAVNDSGTPIDPADTEKIFRHGFSTKPAGPGGRGIGLALVRQAVQRLGGTLAINGRRGAKFEVFLPAASAEKEQRQ, encoded by the coding sequence ATGATCCACCGCTGGAGTATCGCCCGCCGGCTGTTCCTGGCCAACCTGCTGATCGTCGTGTCCTTTATCGCCATTGTGGGAACCGCCGCCTACGTGGATGCCCGGGACCGGACCTATGACGAGGCCGGCCGCCGGATGGAAGGAGTTGCCGCTTCCATCGCCGCCAATCCCCTGGTGCTCCAGGCTGCCGCCACACCGGACCCGTCCACCCTCCTGCAGCCGTATGCCAGGGATGTGACCACCGCGGCCCACGTCGACTTCGTCACCATCATGGCCCCCGACCGTACCCGCTGGACCCACCCCAGGGACGAGGAGCTGGGCCGGCCGTACATCGGATCGATTGACACCGCGCTCCGGGGCCAGCCATTCACCGAAGTCACGGCCGGGACGCTGGGCCCGTCCGTTCGGACGATTGTCCCGGTCAAGGATTCCGCCGGGACGGTCAAGGCGCTCGTGGCGGTGGGTGTCACCGTCCGCAGCGTCGATATTGCCTTCGCCGGGCGTCTTCCCGTCCTGCTGGCCGTTGGCATAGCCCTCCTGGTAGGCGGTTCCCTGGCGTCGTGGCTGCTGGGCAGGTACCTGCGGCGGGTAACCAGGGGCTGGGGTCCTGAGCAGCTGGCGCAGCTGTTCGCCTACTACGAATCCGTGCTGCACTCGGTCCGTGAAGGACTGATCCTCATCGATGCGCGCAAGCGCGTGGTGATGTACAACGACCAGGCCGCCGAACTGCTGGGCCTGGCGGACACGGGCAGCAATGACCCCACCCGGCCCCCATCGCTGGCGGACCTTCCCCTGGACGAGGAACTGCGCAGCCTGTTCGAATCCGGACGGACCACCAAGGACGAGATGGTCCTGACCGATTCCCGCGTGCTGGTGGTCAACCAGGGACCGGCCCGGGGGCCTGAGTCCCACGGGACGCGCGGAAAAGTCCCCGTGTACGGCACCGTGGCCACCCTCCGGGACCGGACTGAGATCGAAGCGCTGGGCAATGAACTGCAGACCATGCGGACCCTGTCCGACGCCCTGCGCGCCCAGACCCACGAACACGCCAACCGGCTGCACACGATGGTTTCGCTCCTGGAACTGGGAAGGACCGGGGAGGCCCTGGACTTTGCCACCCAGGACCTGGCCCTGAGCCAGCAGTTGACGGATGACATGGTGAGCTCGATCGATGAACCGGTGGTGGGCGCACTGGTCATGGGGAAGGTGGCCGAAGCGCACGAACGCGGCGTCCAGTTGAACGTGTCCACTCTGGGTTCCGGCACGGCACCCGGGGTGGCCGTCCAGGACCTGGTGACCATCCTGGGCAACCTGCTGGACAATGCTATCGACGCCGCCGCTGATTCACCGCCGCCCCGGCGTGTGGAACTGACCCTGGAGGCCGACGACGAAGGCCTGGACATCGCCGTTAACGATTCCGGGACGCCCATCGACCCCGCCGATACGGAAAAGATCTTTCGGCACGGATTCAGCACGAAGCCGGCGGGGCCCGGAGGCCGGGGCATCGGCCTTGCGCTGGTCCGGCAGGCTGTGCAGCGTTTGGGCGGTACGCTGGCCATCAACGGCCGGCGCGGCGCCAAGTTCGAAGTATTCCTGCCCGCAGCGTCCGCGGAGAAGGAGCAGAGACAGTGA
- a CDS encoding cation:dicarboxylate symporter family transporter codes for MASQRGESLDTVKTRRKGLDKSHYLYIAVIVAVILGAAVGLLFPEVGKSLKPLGDGFIKLIKMMIAPVIFCTIVLGIGSIAKAATVGKVGGLALGYFVVMSTFALAIGLVVGNIIHPGEGLKLTPYDPNKKAATDSTVDFLLGIIPGDVPVLPTLLAAILVGFALQKMGAQGAPILKAVSYGQALVFRILIMIMWLAPVGAFGAIAAVVGATGFQAIISMFTLMIAFYITCALFIVVILGGLLQVVAGVNIFKLMKYLAREYLLIFSTSSSEAALPRLIAKMEHLGVSKPVVGVTVPTGYSFNLDGTAIYLTMASLFVANAMGTPLDLGAQISLLIFMIIASKGAAGVTGAGLATLAAGLQAHRPELLGGVGMIVGIDRFMSEARALTNFTGNAVATVLIGTWVKEIDGGQVGRVLSGEEPFDEATMMVHHHGEMAPKEEGAREAAKA; via the coding sequence ATGGCTTCTCAACGAGGAGAGTCCCTTGACACCGTGAAGACGCGGCGCAAAGGCCTGGACAAATCGCACTACCTTTACATTGCCGTCATCGTCGCCGTGATCCTGGGTGCAGCCGTCGGCCTGCTGTTCCCGGAAGTCGGCAAGTCCCTCAAGCCCCTGGGTGACGGGTTCATCAAGCTCATCAAGATGATGATCGCCCCGGTCATTTTCTGCACCATCGTCCTGGGCATCGGCTCCATCGCCAAGGCGGCCACCGTCGGTAAGGTCGGCGGTTTGGCCCTGGGCTACTTCGTCGTCATGTCCACCTTCGCCCTGGCCATCGGCCTTGTGGTGGGAAACATCATCCACCCGGGTGAGGGCCTGAAGCTGACGCCGTACGACCCCAACAAGAAGGCCGCCACGGACAGCACCGTGGACTTCCTGCTGGGAATCATTCCCGGCGACGTTCCCGTCCTGCCCACCCTGCTTGCAGCTATCCTGGTTGGCTTCGCACTGCAGAAGATGGGCGCCCAGGGTGCCCCCATCCTCAAGGCCGTCAGCTACGGCCAGGCTCTCGTATTCCGCATCCTGATCATGATCATGTGGCTGGCCCCGGTAGGCGCCTTCGGTGCCATCGCCGCCGTCGTCGGTGCAACGGGCTTCCAGGCAATCATCAGCATGTTCACCCTCATGATTGCCTTCTACATCACCTGCGCACTGTTCATCGTGGTCATCCTCGGCGGACTGCTTCAGGTAGTGGCCGGCGTCAACATCTTCAAGCTCATGAAGTACCTGGCCCGCGAATACCTCCTCATCTTCTCCACCTCATCCTCCGAAGCTGCCCTGCCCCGCCTGATCGCAAAGATGGAACACCTGGGCGTCTCCAAGCCCGTCGTCGGCGTCACCGTCCCCACCGGCTACTCCTTCAACCTTGACGGTACGGCCATCTACCTGACCATGGCCTCGCTCTTCGTCGCCAACGCCATGGGAACCCCGCTGGACCTCGGCGCGCAGATCTCGCTGCTGATCTTCATGATCATCGCCTCCAAGGGCGCCGCCGGCGTGACCGGTGCCGGCCTGGCAACCCTCGCAGCCGGCCTGCAGGCCCACCGTCCCGAGCTGCTGGGCGGCGTGGGCATGATCGTCGGCATTGACCGGTTCATGTCCGAGGCCCGCGCCCTGACCAACTTCACGGGCAACGCGGTGGCCACCGTCCTGATCGGCACCTGGGTCAAGGAGATCGACGGCGGCCAGGTGGGCCGGGTGCTCTCCGGCGAAGAACCCTTCGACGAAGCAACCATGATGGTCCACCACCACGGCGAGATGGCTCCCAAGGAAGAGGGCGCACGCGAGGCCGCAAAGGCCTAG
- a CDS encoding ParA family protein yields the protein MSSEQGSATLEGTEFDLENAVMGPTGRPYREFPEPAPLPSHGPARVIAMVNQKGGVGKTTSTINLAAALAEYGRRVLLVDFDPQGALSAGLGVNPHELDLTVYNVLMDRKVDIRDAIHHTGVENVDLLPANIDLSAAEVQLVNEVAREQVLDRALKKVEDDYDVVLIDCQPSLGLLTVNALTAAHGVIIPLICEFFALRAVALLVETIDKVQDRLNPRLQVDGVLATMYDARTLHSREVITRLVEAFGDKVFETVIKRSIKFADATVAAEPITSYAGNHVGADAYRRLAKELISRGGAP from the coding sequence GTGAGCAGCGAACAGGGTTCAGCAACTCTGGAGGGCACGGAATTCGACCTGGAAAACGCGGTGATGGGGCCCACCGGGCGCCCATACCGGGAGTTCCCGGAACCCGCGCCGCTGCCCTCCCACGGTCCGGCCCGCGTGATCGCCATGGTCAACCAGAAGGGCGGCGTGGGGAAGACCACCTCCACCATTAATCTCGCCGCAGCGCTCGCCGAGTACGGCCGCCGTGTCCTGCTGGTGGACTTCGACCCCCAGGGTGCGCTCTCGGCCGGCCTGGGCGTCAACCCGCATGAACTGGACCTCACCGTGTACAACGTCCTGATGGACCGCAAGGTGGATATCCGCGACGCCATCCACCACACCGGCGTGGAGAACGTGGACCTGCTGCCGGCCAACATCGACCTCTCCGCCGCGGAAGTCCAGCTGGTCAACGAGGTTGCGCGCGAACAGGTCCTGGACCGTGCGCTCAAGAAAGTCGAAGACGATTACGACGTCGTCCTCATCGACTGCCAGCCCTCCCTGGGCCTCCTGACCGTGAACGCCCTCACGGCAGCCCACGGCGTCATCATCCCGCTCATATGCGAGTTCTTCGCCCTCCGCGCCGTGGCGCTGCTGGTGGAAACCATCGACAAGGTCCAGGACCGGCTGAACCCGCGGCTGCAGGTGGATGGCGTGCTGGCCACCATGTACGACGCACGGACATTGCACAGCCGCGAAGTGATCACCCGGCTGGTGGAGGCGTTCGGCGACAAGGTCTTCGAAACCGTCATCAAGCGCTCCATCAAGTTCGCAGACGCCACGGTGGCCGCGGAGCCCATCACCAGCTATGCCGGAAACCACGTGGGCGCCGATGCCTACCGCCGGCTGGCCAAGGAGCTGATCTCCCGCGGCGGCGCACCCTAA